From a single Sediminibacterium sp. KACHI17 genomic region:
- a CDS encoding glycine--tRNA ligase, whose amino-acid sequence MSIQQDNRFQAIISHAKEYGFVFPSSEIYDGLSAVYDYGPYGSELKKNIRDYWWRSMTQMHDNIVGIDAAIFMHPTTWKASGHVDNFSDPMIDNKDSKKRYRVDHLLEAKADQLRENGQAQEADALLAEMDRLLAAEDFAGLKQLMNDQKIVCSVSGTANWTDIRQFNLMFSTQLGSVAEDADTIYLRPETAQGIFVNFLNVQKTARMKIPFGIAQTGKAFRNEIVARQFIFRMREFEQMEMQFFVRPGTQMEWYNYWKQERLKWHTSLGIPAEKYRYHDHVKLAHYADAALDIEYEFPFGFKEVEGIHSRTDFDLKSHQEYSKKKQQYFDADVDPATGKPYGNYIPYVVETSIGLDRMFLLVLSHAYEEETIAKEDGSTDSRVVMRIPAKIAPNKLAILPLMKKDGLPEIARQLLDECKPHFKCFYEEKDAIGKRYRRQDAIGTPFCVTIDHQTKEDGTVTIRHRDSMQQERVKMEDVKSIVLSSLT is encoded by the coding sequence ATGAGCATACAGCAAGACAATCGTTTTCAGGCTATTATTTCCCATGCCAAAGAATATGGATTTGTATTTCCAAGTAGTGAGATCTATGACGGTTTAAGTGCCGTGTATGATTATGGTCCTTATGGAAGTGAATTAAAAAAGAATATCCGCGATTATTGGTGGAGAAGTATGACGCAAATGCATGATAATATCGTCGGTATCGATGCCGCTATCTTCATGCACCCTACAACATGGAAAGCCAGCGGTCACGTAGATAATTTCAGTGATCCGATGATCGATAATAAAGACAGCAAAAAAAGATACAGGGTCGATCATTTGCTTGAAGCCAAAGCAGATCAGTTAAGAGAGAATGGGCAGGCTCAGGAAGCAGATGCTTTATTGGCTGAGATGGATCGTTTGTTGGCAGCAGAGGATTTTGCAGGATTAAAACAACTGATGAATGATCAGAAGATCGTTTGTAGTGTGAGCGGCACAGCTAACTGGACCGATATCCGTCAGTTCAACCTCATGTTCTCCACGCAGCTGGGTTCTGTCGCAGAAGATGCAGATACCATCTATCTGCGCCCTGAAACAGCACAAGGTATTTTTGTGAACTTCTTGAACGTGCAGAAAACAGCGCGTATGAAAATTCCTTTTGGTATTGCTCAAACAGGAAAAGCATTTCGTAATGAAATTGTAGCGCGACAATTCATTTTCCGCATGCGTGAATTTGAACAAATGGAAATGCAGTTTTTTGTTCGTCCCGGCACACAGATGGAATGGTATAACTATTGGAAACAAGAGCGACTGAAATGGCATACAAGTTTAGGTATACCAGCAGAAAAATATCGTTATCATGATCATGTGAAGCTGGCGCATTATGCTGATGCGGCACTTGATATTGAATATGAATTTCCTTTCGGCTTCAAAGAAGTGGAAGGAATTCATAGCAGAACTGATTTCGATTTGAAAAGTCATCAGGAATACAGCAAAAAGAAACAACAATATTTCGATGCAGATGTAGACCCCGCAACCGGTAAGCCTTATGGCAACTATATCCCTTATGTGGTGGAAACTTCGATCGGACTAGATCGTATGTTCTTATTGGTATTGAGTCATGCTTATGAAGAAGAGACCATTGCCAAAGAAGATGGCAGCACAGATAGCAGGGTAGTGATGCGTATTCCGGCTAAGATCGCTCCGAATAAACTGGCAATATTACCGTTGATGAAGAAAGATGGATTGCCTGAGATCGCAAGACAATTGTTAGATGAGTGTAAGCCACACTTCAAATGTTTTTATGAAGAAAAAGATGCGATCGGGAAACGCTATCGCAGACAAGATGCTATCGGCACTCCATTCTGTGTAACCATCGATCATCAAACCAAAGAAGACGGAACCGTAACGATCAGACATAGAGATAGTATGCAACAAGAGCGTGTGAAAATGGAAGACGTTAAATCCATCGTTCTATCTTCTTTAACTTGA
- a CDS encoding nucleotide pyrophosphohydrolase, with the protein MTIQEAQNQVDTWINTTGVRYFNELTNLGILMEEVGELSRLMVRTYGEQSFKASDKGKELSDEMADVLWVLICLANQTGVNLTDALEKNFAKKNLRDQDRHKNNEKLL; encoded by the coding sequence ATGACCATTCAAGAAGCACAAAACCAAGTAGACACCTGGATCAATACCACTGGTGTGAGATATTTCAATGAACTCACGAACCTGGGTATTCTAATGGAAGAAGTAGGAGAGCTCAGTCGATTGATGGTTCGCACATATGGAGAACAGTCCTTCAAAGCTTCCGATAAAGGGAAAGAATTATCGGATGAAATGGCGGATGTATTGTGGGTCTTGATCTGTCTGGCCAATCAAACAGGTGTCAATCTTACTGATGCATTGGAGAAAAATTTTGCCAAGAAAAATCTCAGAGATCAGGATAGACATAAGAACAATGAAAAACTTCTATAG
- a CDS encoding group III truncated hemoglobin → MDIENRDDIEQLMRAFYAKAIPDPVIGHYFTEVIQMDLEKHLPVIIDFWETVLFGIAKYKSNAIAVHQHLHTKSAFEDKHFERWVSLFQATVDDLFEGEKATLAKQRALSIATVMKIKTIHGTSPIGH, encoded by the coding sequence ATGGATATTGAAAACAGGGATGATATCGAACAACTCATGCGCGCATTTTATGCCAAAGCCATTCCTGATCCTGTTATCGGACATTATTTTACAGAAGTGATTCAAATGGACCTGGAGAAACATTTACCCGTCATCATCGACTTTTGGGAAACGGTATTATTCGGTATCGCAAAATATAAATCCAATGCCATTGCTGTGCATCAGCATCTACATACAAAGTCGGCATTTGAAGACAAACATTTTGAACGTTGGGTGAGTTTATTTCAGGCAACTGTTGATGATTTATTTGAAGGTGAGAAAGCCACTCTTGCCAAACAAAGAGCTTTATCCATCGCTACTGTTATGAAAATCAAAACCATCCACGGAACTTCGCCCATCGGGCATTAA
- the dtd gene encoding D-aminoacyl-tRNA deacylase, whose protein sequence is MRIVIQRVSEAAVRVDGKITGSIAHGLLVLMGVEDADRMEDIEWLSNKIVHIRLFNDAEGVMNLSVKDIDGEILLVSQFTLHASTKKGNRPSYIKASKGEFAIPMYEKMIRQLTHDLGKPVQTGVFGADMKVSLLNDGPVTIVIDSKNKE, encoded by the coding sequence ATGAGAATTGTAATTCAAAGGGTGAGTGAAGCTGCTGTTCGTGTAGACGGGAAAATCACCGGCAGTATAGCCCATGGATTATTGGTATTGATGGGGGTTGAAGATGCGGATAGGATGGAAGACATTGAATGGTTAAGTAATAAGATCGTTCATATTCGTTTATTCAATGATGCAGAAGGTGTCATGAACCTGTCTGTAAAAGATATTGATGGAGAAATTTTATTGGTGAGCCAGTTTACTTTACATGCGAGTACCAAGAAAGGAAACCGGCCTTCCTATATAAAAGCATCCAAGGGGGAGTTTGCTATTCCAATGTATGAAAAAATGATTCGTCAACTTACGCATGACCTTGGAAAACCTGTTCAGACAGGGGTTTTTGGGGCTGATATGAAAGTGTCTTTATTGAATGACGGTCCGGTAACCATTGTTATTGACTCTAAAAACAAAGAGTAA
- a CDS encoding aminopeptidase P family protein, with translation MLRNKCLQLLFLVLPALSWAQQTTEYPNDYLSPEFHAGRRAAFREMMPNNSVGVFFASQVRVRNNDVDYQYAQSKNFYYFTGLEEPNALLLLFKQPVTILGTTGTEFIFVQNRDPQRELWTGKILGAEGVKNKYKIANVFTNDKFTANTFDFKSVDSVLTAFRNEDIFSKYKRSPDPLSRMAGIVDSLIITHNKPIAGRTTNMILSTLRGIKQAEEIALLEKAAKMSCDGHNDVMRAIKPGMTEYQAQAIMEYHFKKNGSEYPGYPSINGSSENACVLHYITNLRLMKDGDLLLSDCAAEYHGYTADVTRTVPVNGKFTPEQKIIYELVLEAQDSGFAACKPGNPFGAVDAAARRVINRGLIKLGIAANEQEARQYFPHGTSHHLGLDVHDMGPRTLQEGVCLTVEPGIYIPPGSKCDKKWWSIGVRIEDDILITKDGHRNLSASSPRTVAEIEKMAKQKSIFDKN, from the coding sequence ATGCTTAGAAACAAATGTTTACAACTCCTGTTTTTGGTGTTACCTGCACTTAGCTGGGCCCAACAAACAACAGAGTATCCGAATGATTATTTAAGTCCTGAATTCCATGCCGGCAGACGAGCAGCATTCAGGGAAATGATGCCCAATAATTCTGTGGGTGTCTTCTTTGCCTCTCAAGTAAGGGTAAGGAATAATGACGTAGACTATCAGTATGCTCAAAGCAAGAATTTTTATTATTTCACCGGATTGGAAGAGCCCAATGCTTTACTGCTGCTTTTCAAACAGCCGGTAACCATCTTAGGCACAACCGGAACAGAATTTATTTTCGTTCAGAATCGTGATCCACAAAGAGAACTCTGGACAGGTAAAATTCTGGGAGCTGAAGGTGTCAAGAATAAATACAAGATCGCAAACGTATTCACGAATGATAAATTCACTGCGAATACTTTCGATTTCAAATCTGTGGATTCTGTACTGACAGCTTTCCGTAATGAAGATATTTTCTCGAAATATAAAAGAAGTCCTGATCCTTTATCACGTATGGCAGGTATCGTTGACAGTTTAATCATTACCCATAATAAACCAATTGCGGGACGTACTACCAATATGATCCTTTCAACATTACGCGGTATCAAACAAGCAGAAGAGATCGCATTGCTTGAAAAGGCGGCTAAGATGAGTTGTGATGGTCACAACGATGTAATGCGCGCAATTAAGCCGGGTATGACAGAGTATCAGGCACAGGCCATCATGGAGTATCATTTTAAAAAGAATGGCTCTGAATATCCGGGTTATCCAAGTATCAATGGCTCATCAGAAAATGCCTGCGTATTACATTATATCACCAATCTGCGTCTGATGAAAGATGGAGATCTGTTGTTGAGTGATTGTGCTGCAGAATACCATGGTTACACTGCTGATGTTACAAGAACGGTACCTGTAAATGGCAAATTCACTCCTGAGCAAAAGATCATTTATGAATTGGTGCTCGAAGCGCAAGATTCAGGTTTTGCTGCATGTAAGCCTGGTAACCCTTTTGGCGCTGTAGATGCTGCTGCACGTCGTGTCATCAACCGTGGATTGATCAAGTTGGGCATCGCTGCTAATGAGCAGGAAGCACGTCAGTATTTCCCACATGGAACATCACACCATTTAGGTCTGGATGTACACGATATGGGACCCCGTACTTTACAAGAAGGTGTTTGCCTGACCGTTGAACCGGGTATCTATATCCCACCGGGAAGCAAATGCGATAAAAAATGGTGGAGCATTGGTGTTCGTATTGAAGATGATATCCTGATCACAAAAGACGGACATCGCAACCTCTCCGCGTCTTCTCCGCGTACTGTAGCTGAGATAGAAAAGATGGCGAAGCAGAAGAGTATTTTTGATAAAAATTAG